TCCTGGTCGATGAGCAGGGCTTTGTTCTGTTTGCCGATGAAAAAACCCGGGGCAATGGCGTTGACCCGGATGCCATGCTGGGCGAATTCATTGGCGGTGGCCACGGTCAGGTTGAGGGTTGCGGCCTTCGCTGCATCATAAGCCCAAACCCCGGAGAGGGGATTGTAAGAGGCCATGGAGGTGAGGTTGATGATCGCGCCACGGATGCCGGCTTTGATCCAGTAATCGGCCAGGACCTTGGTCGGGATCATCAGCCCGGCCACCAGGTTCATGTGGAGGACTTTTTCAAAGGTCGCCAGGTCGGCGTCGACAAAGGCCGATTTGCCCAGGTTGCCGCCGACTCCGTTGATCAGAATATCGACTTTGCCGAAGCAGGCGATGGCATTCTTCAGGGCCTTGGCCACGGCTTTTTCATCACCGGTATCGCAGCGTTCGCCGCGCAGTTCGCCAGTAGGCTGTTCGTTGCTGCTGAGTTTTGCGACAGCCTCGTCAATCGATTCCTGGCTCCGGCTCCAGATCATGACATTGGCTCCGGCCTTCAGCAGTGCGGCGGACATGACGGTGCCGATAGCTCCGGCGCCTCCTGTGACGATTGCGGTCTGACCCTTCAGGCTGAACATCTCTTCCAGGTATTGCATGCGATCCTCCATGGTGGTGAGAGTAAATAGTTTTAAAATACGATAGATAGTTTTGTATCATGAAACTAAATCATCGTCAAAAATAATCCTTTTACCGATTCCAATGGTTTTGTCAGGACAAAGAGCTTTTACTTAACTTATTGGTATATAGATTTTAATCTCTAGATCTTTGATTCGATTGTGATAGAATTTCCGAAGTTTTAAGTTTCATAAAATCTGTCATGTGTTTTGTATTATGAAGCTTGCGTCATGGTTCCATTTTCCTGAAGGAGTTATGCTATGAGTATTGTTGAAAAATTTTCCCTGGTCGGGAAAACCGCACTGGTCACCGGTTGCAAGCGTGGGATCGGCAAGGCCATGGCCGTTGGTCTGGCTGAAGCCGGCGCGGATATTATCGGCGTCAGTGCCTCTCTGGAAGAGACCGGCAGCGAGGTGGAAAAAGCGGTCCAGGCCTGTGGGCGTAAATTCGCCGGCTATCGCTGTGATTTCAGCGACCGCAGCGCATTGCGCGGTTTTATCGCCCGGGTCACCAAGGAGCATCCGGTCATCGATATCCTGGTCAACAATGCCGGCACCATCAAGCGCGCCCCGGCTGCAGAACATCCCGACGAAATCTGGGATGAAGTGATCGAGGTCAACCTGAGTTCGCAGTTTATCCTCTCCAAGGAGATCGGGCGCGGCATGCTCGAACGCGGCTCAGGCAAGGTTATTTTTACCGCCTCCCTGCTCACCTTCCAGGGTGGGATTACCGTGCCCGGCTATGCCGCCAGCAAAGGCGGTATCGGCCAGCTGACCAAAGCCCTGGCCAATGAATGGGCCGGACGCGGGGTTAACGTCAATGCGGTTGCCCCCGGTTATATTAAGACCGACAACACCCAGGCCCTGCAGGACGACCCGGCCCGCAGCAAGGCGATCCTGGAACGGATTCCGGCCGGACGCTGGGGAGTCCCGGAAGATTTTGCCGGGCCGGTGGTGTTCCTGGCCTCGGCGGCCGCGGATTACATGCACGGTGAAGTCATGGTTGTGGACGGCGGCTGGATGGGGCGCTGAGCAGAGCGCAAAGCGGGACGTGAAGTGTGCAGCGGCGGATTTTTTAGCGCTCCACGCTTCACGTTTTCTTTTCCTGGACGGTTCAGTTATGCTTTAGCCGGAGGATGAAAAGTTTAAAGGAAAATTTTCTCAGCAGGGCAGGCTGCTCAGTGTTTTGGATGGGTTTATGCTAAAGCCGTTTTTCCAACATTTTTCCGCGCCGGGGCTGGTCTGTGCCCATCGCGGAGCCCGTTCCATCGCCCCGGAAAATACCTCGCTGGCCATGGTCAAGGCCCAGGCCTGTGAGGCCGACCTCTGGGAGACCGACGTCCAATTGACCGCCGATGGCGTGGCCGTCCTGTTTCATGACGATACCCTGGTGCGCACCACCGATATCCTGGACAGAGCCGCCTTCAGTGGCAAAGCAGGACTGCGGTTGACCGAATTCAGCTGGGCCGAGTTGGCCGCTCTGGATGCCGGCTCCTGGTTTATTCACACCGATCCGTATGGCACCATCCAAAGTGGCGAGGTTCCTCAGGAAGCTCTGCCGCTGATCGCGCAGCAGCGTATTTTACGGCTGGAAGAAGCCCTGCGCTATTGCCGCCAGCATGTTTTTCCGGTCAACCTGGAACTCAAGGATCAGCGCGGCACCGCGGCCGATGGCCGGATTGTGGCAACGGTGCTTGACTTGATCCGCCAGACCGGGACCGAGGAGCTGGCACTGATCTCTTCCTTCAATCATGATTACCTGCGCCAGATCCGTCAGCAGGCTCCCGAACTGGCGATCGCGGCCCTGGTGGAAGGGGCTCATCCGCCGGAGCTGGTGAACTATTTAAGGACGCTTGGTTGTGATGCCTACCATCCTGATCAGCGTTTGATCGATGCCGACTTTGTGCGTCAGCTGAGCGCAGCCGGTATGCCGGTTAACCCCTGGACAGTCAATGATGAGGCCCAGGCCCTGGAGTTGCTGGACGCCGGAGCTTTTTTCATCTGCACTGACTGGCCGCAACGGTTGCGCAAAGCGCGTCATTCTGCTTGAATTAAATTCGTTTTCATGATAGAAGCACAAACCTGCCCGATTGAGGCACCAGAGGGCGTGATTAATGAACTCAACGCAGGAGCAGGACCGGTACTTCATGCAGCAGGCTCTTGATGAGGCTGCCCTGGCTGAACAGCTGGACGAAGTCCCCATCGGCGCCGTTGTCGTGTACAAAGGTGAAATTGTCGGTCGCGGCCATAATCTGCGCGAAACCAGCAATGATCCGACCACTCATGCGGAAATGATCGCCATCCGCCAGGCGGCGCAAGCCCTTGACTCCTGGCGGTTGTTGGATTGTACGTTGTACGTGACCCTGGAACCCTGTGTCATGTGCATGGGCGCCATCATCCTGGCCCGGATTCCAAACCTGGTGTTCGGTTGCCGCGACCCCCGGGTCGGCGCCGTCGGTTCCATCTACAACCTGGCGGAAGATGAACGCTTCAACCATCGCGTTGCGGTGCAAGAAGGGGTTCTGGAGCAGGAATGCAGTACCCAGCTGAAGAATTTTTTCCAGCGCCTGCGGGCACGGAATAAGGCAAGGAAGCTGGTTCAAGAATAAACATGGAGAGGTGTCCGAGCGGCCGAAGGTGACAGACTCGAAATCTGTTGTCGCGCAAGCGACCGGGAGTTCGAATCTCCCCCTCTCCGCCATAACAAAAATAGCTCCTGCCGTAAGGTAGGGGCTTTTTTGTTATTCGCAGTCCAGGAGATTCGAAGCGCAGTGAGCGCTGACTGAATGTCAGAAAAGCGGCCAGGGATGGCCGCGTCAGCGAACGAAGGGGAGCCGACGCAGGATTGAGCGTGAAGCGAAATCCGTAGTGGGGGAATCTCCTCCTCTCAACCATAATGAAAACAGGTAGTTACCTCATGCTGGCTACCCGTTTTTTCTTTCTTATTTTATTCTTCGAGGTAGCTCTCAAGGTAGCTTTTGAATTTTGCTAAAGGACCTTGCGAACACCGCCGAATCTTTTCAGATTATGGCGCTCGCGTTTACCTTCTGCCTGCGTGTCTAAGCATTTTTCTTTCGGAATAATATGCGAGTTTTAATACCAAACTTTTCAATATGTGGTTGAAGGTTATGGATAATTTTTTCTGTTTCTTTGTTTGAATAGTACGGATCGGATATTTGAGCTTCTGAAATTTCTAATATTTTAATTTTGCTTAGATTTCTCAGATCTGTCTCAATATTTTCACGAATTATTTTTTCAACTGTTTTTTCGGGATCACCATTTGTCGTTGCTTTAAAAAAAGCGATTGGATCCTGAATATTCCAGAATAGTTTTGCAGTTATCTCTGGAGTGCCAGATAAATAAACCTCAACCGTCTGAACGCGATGTGCCTTTATCAAGTGGGCCTCTTGAAGGAATGGTATTTTGAAATGAAGGCCTCCCTTTACAGGCTTGCCAACTATTTCTCCATTCTGCGTGATAATTGCTACTTCATCGACGTTCACTTTGTAAAAGAAATTAGGGTCGCATCCTTGGATGAGCGGAAAAATCAGTAACAGAAATATTAGGGCTATTTTTTTCATACTAATCATACTAATTATAGTGCCTAACGTAGTGAAAACCGGCGGCGACGAACTGCTGGGTAACCACCGCAATTTAGGTTTTTCTTTTCGGGAAGCACCCAGCCATTTTCCATCCGCTTACTTTAATGGTTAGCAGTTTTTGCTGCATGAAATAGACACTTTAGTACTGCTACAATAGCCGATAAAAGCACAGCAAAGATGGCATTGCTGATAAAAATTGTGCCCCAGAGAATAATGGGATTTTCTGGCTGGAACCCGACGCCTAGATAAAGCGTATTCACTAACCCCGCCGGTACCATTAAGAAGAAATAAATAAGCATTGTGGCGTTAGCGATGAATTTGGGCAGGGAATACGGCAGACTACCAACAACAAGGCAAAGCGCACAGAGGGCGGCATAAGCCCCTAGTAGACGCCAATAAGTTCTTTTAAAAACTTGAGAAAATGTCATAGGGTTGGCCTGCTAACGAGGGTGTAGAAAAACCCCTGCGCTCCAATGTTGTTGGGAAATCGGCTTCGCCATTTTCCCTCAGATCAACGGTTTGGTGACCGGCTGCGTCGTGCCGGGTCAAAATAGTAGAGACCTTTACGAGGACCGCCCCAGCATCACCAGTCCGGTCGACTGGATTGTTGGAATCCCTCGGCTCATTATTCTGCGAACAACTCGTTCACCAACTCTGGCGTCATGGCGAAGTCACTTAGTCCCTCGACCTGAGTACCAATGCCGCGTATACGATTTTGCGGCACAAGAAAGATTTTGCTTTGATCGAGCAAAACTCTATCCTCGTCTGCAATGAGTTGAACCACTGCAAGGATGTGAAAAAGATTAGGCAACCTGTTTATTCTGAAAGTGTCGCCGGTGGTTGTCTTCACTTGAATAGCTCGAAAGGCGTTACCTCGGATGGCGATAAGATCATTTCCAGAGTCTTTGATCGGCGGTGCGGCCTGGACGCCATGCTCGAGAAGACGAAGCTGGACGAGGATTTCGCCCGCTGTTCCTGTGCTCATGTTGTTTGTAATCGGGTTCATATCATTCAATTCCAACATGTAATATGCTTGATACTGGCCATGTTATAACACGGCTTGTGTCGGGAAATCTTAATTTAATCTTTGTTATTTCAGTATGTTATCTTCTTTTCTTAATTTTCTCTTTAACGTGATATATAGTTCCTGCTGCTATTTATTAATGTCTTCCCCCCAGCCCAACCGCCTCAACTCTATCCAGATTTCAGCTTTGGACAGTCTGAGTCCTTCCGATCGGTGCTTTTTGACTTCTCCGCAGAATTCTTGAGCATTGTTAAAGCAGCTTCTTTGATCGGGGCCTCTGAAGCATCATAGGTACTGATCAGCGATAAATGTTCCTCTGACAATCCTTCGGCAGAGCTGTTTACCTTCCTGCTGCTATAAGATTGACTCTCTCCAGTCAGGGCCCACTCAAGGTCAAAACCTTTTTCCCTACAAAATGAGTATTGATAAATTACCAATCAAAAGCCAAAGCACCAAAAAATAAAACAAAATTCTAGCACGAAAGGGGGGCCTTATGGACGCAAAAAATAGGCTCAGGGAAAGTGAGACCGATCTTTCAACGGCTGAAGAGCTGGCGAATCAGGTTTTTCGGTGTAGCTATCACACCTGCATGACCGAAATAAAAGTCATAAAAGGCTTCCCACCGGCCATAGGTCACCCAGGAGTTAAGGGGAAATTGCACTGGGTGCGCGATGATGTGATCAACAGGCGCAACGAAAAATACCGTCGCGCCTGTTGATATCAGTTTTTCCCGGTAATAGCCGTTATCGGGAAAAAAGAGAGGGGGGAGCAGTGTAGCTATTGCTCCGGTGATGAATCAGTAAGATCAGGCCGCATAGGAAATCTTGGGATGCCTGAAGTTATTTTGCACATGCCTTGGTCGATTCTGCAAAGTCTACTGACATGGTGTTGATTGAGGCCACCGCTTTCGGAATGTCCAAACCTTTTTCACGTAAACGAACTACCTGCTTACGGTGGTCGAATTGCGTCTGTTGATTGAGCTTTCAGCCGGCGAAGTTATTCATACTTTATGGCGACACACTATAATGAAAAATCAACTAATGGCGTCGGATAAAAGATCAAGAATATGGACTGCATGTTGTTTTCCCCCGGCGTGATTGATGCTGTCCTGCAGTTGCATGATGCACCCCGGGCAATCGGTGGCTACCAGACCGGCGCCGCTCTGCGCGATATGGGTGGCCTTCTTGGCGCCGATCTTTTTGCTGGTGTCGTAATGATAGACCGAATAGGTGCCGCCCAACCCACAGCAGCTGCCGGCATTGTCCATCTCGACGTACTCAACCTGGGGCAAGGCTTTGAGAATCGCCCGGGGCTCCTTGGTGATACCATGGTTACGCAGGTGGCAGGGATCGTGGTAGGTCACCCTGGTCGGTTGGGCCACTTTGGGCAGGGTCGCCAGTTTTTCCGGCAGCCCCTGCTGAACCAGAAATACGAAGATATCGCGGACCTTGGCTCGGTAGGCCTCGAACTCTGTCCCCATGCCCGGATAGATCTGGGTCAGGCCGGAATGGCAGGAGGCACAGGCGGTGACGATATAGTCGTATTTGTGGGCCTGCAGCATGGCCAGGTTTTTCCCCGCCAGGGATTCGACGGTATCCTTGGCCCCGGCGGACACCGCCGGCAGACCGCAGCAGTTCTGGTCTTTGGGGATGATGATGGTCACCCCAAGAAACTTCAGGGCCTTGAGCAGGGCCTCGCCGCTGTCCGGGTACATGTAATTGATGCCGCAGCCGGTGAAAAACAGCACCGTCGGCTGGCCTGCCTGGCCCGGGATCACCTCGGGGTGACGCTCGCGGAACGGTTTGGCCGTAATCGGGGGCAGGGTGCGGTCTGAGCTGATGAAGGGGGCGGGAAAGCGCAGCCGCAGACCACTTTGCTCCGGGACCTTTTTGAACAGCAGCTTGGAGAAGGCGCCGCCGCTTTTGACCAGCAGGTTCATCAGCCCCTGGTGCTTGAGCACGGTGGCAACGCCCTTGCCGAAGGTCGAGAGCCCTTTGCGTTCGGCGATCTCACGCCGGGTCGCGGCGACGATCTCTTCGGTATGGACCTTGTTGGGGCACTGGCTGTAGCAGCTGCTACAGAGCAGGCACTGGGACATGTCGAGCAGGAACTGCTCTTCCAGATCGACGTTACCTTTGAGCAGGGCGTCGGCCAGGGCGATCTTGCCCCGCGCCACACGGCCTTCGTGCTTTTCGGCGCCGAAGGCCGGGCAGTGAGCCCGACAGGCGCCGCATTTGACGCATTGTTCAATTTCGCTACGGTAGTCTTGGAGTTTTTTAAGTTCAGCCATAATTGCTCACCATAACCGCCGCTTAGTGAGCGGCGGTAACGCCGGTTTTGTCGCTGGGGAACATTTTACCCGGGTTCAGAATGTTGTTGGGGTCAAGGGCTTTCTTGATGGTTTTCATGTAGTCGATGCTGGCATGACTCAGTTCCATCTCGATGTAGGGGGCCTTCATGATGCCGACTCCATGCTCGCCGCTCATGGTTCCGCCCAGTTCCAAGGCGCCGGCAAACACTTCCTTGATGGCCTTTTCCGCTTTTTCGCTCTGCCCCGGCACTTTGTTGTCGATCATGACGTTGACATGGATGTTGCCGTCGCCAGCATGGCCGAAGTTGACGATGGGGATGGCGTAGCGGTCGGAGATCTGATCGATCTTGCGGATCATCTCCGGGACCTTGGAGCGGGGAACGCAGATGTCTTCGTTGAATTTGTCGGGATTGACCCGGCGCAGCGAGGCCGACACCGAGCGGCGGATCTGCCAGAGGGCTTCGCTCTGTTCCGGGGTTTCGGCGATGCGGGTTTCGACCACGCCGAGGGGTTTGATGATGGCGGCAATCTTGGCAGCCTGTTTGTCGAGGAACTCGCGGTCGCCGTCGACTTCGATGATCAGCACGGCGTTGGCACCCTCGGGAACTTGCAGGTCGGTGGCCTTGCGCACGCACTCCAGGGTGCGACCATCCATAAACTCCAGCGTGGTCGGGATGATCTTGCCGCGGATGATAGCGGAGACCGCCCGGGCCGCACCGTCGATGGAGTCGAACAACACCAGCATGGTCTTTTTGGCTTCGGGTTTGGGGAGCAGCTTGATGATGATCTTGGTGATCACCGCCAGGGTCCCTTCGCTGCCGCAGATCAGCTTGGTCAGGTCGTAACCGACTACCCCTTTCATGGTCGGGCCACCGGTCTTGATGATGTCGCCGGTCGGGGTGACGATCTCCAGGCCGATGATGTAATCCTTGGTGACACCGTATTTGACGCAGCGCGGCCCGCCGGCGCATTCGGCGACGTTGCCCCCCAGGGTCGAGACCTTCAGGGACGCCGGATCGGGCGGATAGAACAGGCCGACTTTTTCCACCGCCTGCTGGAACTGTTCGGTAACCACGCCGGGTTCGACGGTGGCGACCAGGTTCTCTTCATCGATCTCGAGGATTTGATCGAGCCGCGACAGCCCCAGCACGATCCCGCCGCTGACCGGCAGGCTGCCGCCGGTGAAACCACTGCCGGCGCCCCGGGGAAACACCGGGATGGCGTTGGCGTTGGCCAATTTCATGATCCGGCTGATCTGTTCGCTGCTGTCGGGATGGACCACCACATCGGGCAGGAACTGGCGTTGAGTGGCGTCGTAGCTGTAGCAGATCAGATCGGCTTTTTTAGTGGAGACATGACTCTTGCCGCAAATCTCTTGCAGCTGTTGCAGTATGGTTGGCGATAGCATTGATTCTGGCTTTCCTTTCAAAAAATCCTGTGTCCACCGATGACTGTCTTAGCAAACCCCATTCAGCAAGTGGTCAGCGATCATACTTTCAGTTGATATCCTTTAGCATTGAGATAGTCGACGATCTGGATCATCTGCTCCACGGTCTTGGCATCGGCATCCATGCCTGGATGACGCACCTTGGTC
This genomic window from Pelobacter seleniigenes DSM 18267 contains:
- a CDS encoding glycerophosphodiester phosphodiesterase; amino-acid sequence: MLKPFFQHFSAPGLVCAHRGARSIAPENTSLAMVKAQACEADLWETDVQLTADGVAVLFHDDTLVRTTDILDRAAFSGKAGLRLTEFSWAELAALDAGSWFIHTDPYGTIQSGEVPQEALPLIAQQRILRLEEALRYCRQHVFPVNLELKDQRGTAADGRIVATVLDLIRQTGTEELALISSFNHDYLRQIRQQAPELAIAALVEGAHPPELVNYLRTLGCDAYHPDQRLIDADFVRQLSAAGMPVNPWTVNDEAQALELLDAGAFFICTDWPQRLRKARHSA
- a CDS encoding (Fe-S)-binding protein, which codes for MAELKKLQDYRSEIEQCVKCGACRAHCPAFGAEKHEGRVARGKIALADALLKGNVDLEEQFLLDMSQCLLCSSCYSQCPNKVHTEEIVAATRREIAERKGLSTFGKGVATVLKHQGLMNLLVKSGGAFSKLLFKKVPEQSGLRLRFPAPFISSDRTLPPITAKPFRERHPEVIPGQAGQPTVLFFTGCGINYMYPDSGEALLKALKFLGVTIIIPKDQNCCGLPAVSAGAKDTVESLAGKNLAMLQAHKYDYIVTACASCHSGLTQIYPGMGTEFEAYRAKVRDIFVFLVQQGLPEKLATLPKVAQPTRVTYHDPCHLRNHGITKEPRAILKALPQVEYVEMDNAGSCCGLGGTYSVYHYDTSKKIGAKKATHIAQSGAGLVATDCPGCIMQLQDSINHAGGKQHAVHILDLLSDAIS
- a CDS encoding SPFH domain-containing protein, giving the protein MKKIALIFLLLIFPLIQGCDPNFFYKVNVDEVAIITQNGEIVGKPVKGGLHFKIPFLQEAHLIKAHRVQTVEVYLSGTPEITAKLFWNIQDPIAFFKATTNGDPEKTVEKIIRENIETDLRNLSKIKILEISEAQISDPYYSNKETEKIIHNLQPHIEKFGIKTRILFRKKNA
- the tadA gene encoding tRNA adenosine(34) deaminase TadA; the encoded protein is MNSTQEQDRYFMQQALDEAALAEQLDEVPIGAVVVYKGEIVGRGHNLRETSNDPTTHAEMIAIRQAAQALDSWRLLDCTLYVTLEPCVMCMGAIILARIPNLVFGCRDPRVGAVGSIYNLAEDERFNHRVAVQEGVLEQECSTQLKNFFQRLRARNKARKLVQE
- a CDS encoding SDR family oxidoreductase is translated as MVEKFSLVGKTALVTGCKRGIGKAMAVGLAEAGADIIGVSASLEETGSEVEKAVQACGRKFAGYRCDFSDRSALRGFIARVTKEHPVIDILVNNAGTIKRAPAAEHPDEIWDEVIEVNLSSQFILSKEIGRGMLERGSGKVIFTASLLTFQGGITVPGYAASKGGIGQLTKALANEWAGRGVNVNAVAPGYIKTDNTQALQDDPARSKAILERIPAGRWGVPEDFAGPVVFLASAAADYMHGEVMVVDGGWMGR
- a CDS encoding SDR family oxidoreductase; amino-acid sequence: MQYLEEMFSLKGQTAIVTGGAGAIGTVMSAALLKAGANVMIWSRSQESIDEAVAKLSSNEQPTGELRGERCDTGDEKAVAKALKNAIACFGKVDILINGVGGNLGKSAFVDADLATFEKVLHMNLVAGLMIPTKVLADYWIKAGIRGAIINLTSMASYNPLSGVWAYDAAKAATLNLTVATANEFAQHGIRVNAIAPGFFIGKQNKALLIDQETGEYTARGKAVINHTPYGRFGDVEELAGATLFLASNKAAGFVTGVSIPVDGGYLAHNI
- a CDS encoding FAD-binding oxidoreductase; translation: MLSPTILQQLQEICGKSHVSTKKADLICYSYDATQRQFLPDVVVHPDSSEQISRIMKLANANAIPVFPRGAGSGFTGGSLPVSGGIVLGLSRLDQILEIDEENLVATVEPGVVTEQFQQAVEKVGLFYPPDPASLKVSTLGGNVAECAGGPRCVKYGVTKDYIIGLEIVTPTGDIIKTGGPTMKGVVGYDLTKLICGSEGTLAVITKIIIKLLPKPEAKKTMLVLFDSIDGAARAVSAIIRGKIIPTTLEFMDGRTLECVRKATDLQVPEGANAVLIIEVDGDREFLDKQAAKIAAIIKPLGVVETRIAETPEQSEALWQIRRSVSASLRRVNPDKFNEDICVPRSKVPEMIRKIDQISDRYAIPIVNFGHAGDGNIHVNVMIDNKVPGQSEKAEKAIKEVFAGALELGGTMSGEHGVGIMKAPYIEMELSHASIDYMKTIKKALDPNNILNPGKMFPSDKTGVTAAH